Within Crassostrea angulata isolate pt1a10 chromosome 2, ASM2561291v2, whole genome shotgun sequence, the genomic segment TTGAGTTTTGATTCAGATGAACTAAATATTAGTTAGaattatttaattgtttcagttatataattatatttacctCCATTTCTACTTCCGATGATATTTACGACTGCAAAATCCAAAtctatattttcatgttttccGAAAAATGCCTCTACAACTGTTCCAACTCTATAGTATTTATTTCCAAGTTTTTTATCTGATCGATGTTCTATAATATTGACTTCAGGACAAAGATGAGCCATTGTAAAAGATTTGTCGGGGTACAATTTTCCAAGATCTTTAACAGCAACATGTGCTGCCGTAAAAATTCCATCTCCTAAATCATTATTTGGTTCTCTAGATGCATATAAGAATCCAGCAGATCCTGAACTGCCGTCTGATTTTATCCCAATACTACAACCAGGGTCTGGAAGGATTGGATTTTGTGCGGGACAGTTTTTAGGACATCGTCCGAATCTTACAAAGTCTTCCCGTATGTCACAAGGCCATCCTTCAATGGACTCCGGTAGTGGTTTTTCACCAAATGGAATTAGACATTTGTCTAAACAGTACAAAATTATACAAGGTTCCTCTTGAATCAAATTCCCAACTCGTCTCGCTTTGCCGATTTGAATACCGACGACATTTGAATAAAGTGCATAAATTTTCTTTCCGTGATCTTGAATTATTTGCTTTAATTGTTTTCTAGTTGAAGTGTCAGCCGCAGGGGCTTTTCTTTCAAgaattcttaatttttcaacTTCTTTATTTCTATCTTtggatttttcaacatttacaaattcaaactgtatgtcctttgaaaaaaaacaacagctctttaaaaatatctcttttttaaattgtgaatCTTTATCCTCACAATTTAGGAAAACTTTTACAACTTGTTTTTTAGCAACAAAATCTCTATATCCAgttatgtatttcaaaatggATGGATGATTTTGCAAAACAGATTTGTCGCGGACGACTTCCCTTTTCAGCCATTCTTCAATCTCTGATAGTTGAAAAAAATGCACATAATAAGTactaaaaatagcattaaatgatattaaaataagCATTGTTCCTTAAATACGCATACTTATCTGGGAACGTTAATCTATTGaagaaatactgtatacagggttattttcaccccGTGTAATTTCCGCACTTCTACACTTGCAGCCACgcaggggtgttaaggaagcatatgggcaattcaGCGTCTTATTTTGCCatcatattcaaaatcgtgaaattaaataactattttgaataagatcaaaaacttagtattatcctttaaaatagatgtcagtgcaataaaaaaaggtagtacattactgccacatcgatacattatcacgtgacaactataaatagcttacgtaaaTTCCTtgacataaaatgagatagaacaacactaccctgcggtttccaaaataaaaaaaaacataccaagtgaaggcaaaacatctcaatttaaccaaaaccgctgctagaattctATGTTCTTCTTAATTATATTGCTATTCATCCGGCTCTCGTAAGACCTTCCctacttttataaagtttgcacggaaaacggtatgttgcatcaaaacaacacacaacatgggattctaacAGCACTTTCCAATTTAAGCATTAATCAAACtaacaatacatataaaatttccagttcaatatatacggggtagtgttgttctagtcggatttttatatcgtaaacagccacagaggaaagcctggccaaaaataaaagcaaatttacatagcttttagcgaatgattgataaaactaacatctctttcagtattcttatgttcaattctccaTAAATCagaccacaatactttattagagttcttagattagctATATTTCtaatatgtttacagtgctTTCCGATctaattcacacgacattcaacttttaatcctgacgtcatcaatgtgtaaaactacgtaatacaaactaatttctgagaaaaaattgtctttggtatttttttatttgattttggtCTTCTTTTCGTtgcttgaaaatttgaatatgtacatatacataatagatttgtgatttcacggaattacatgtaactcagattccatatgcttcttTAACACTCCCGCGCAGTTTCCCCCGTCTTGAACTTGCCCAGACTCAGTTTTGTTTAAAGAGAGACTTTCGGATTCGcgcagtcttaaattcgcccgcggATAACGAgtcgaaaggggcgaaaatataACGAgtgcgaatatttccctgtgtaCATTAACAAGGTGAGAGAATGACAGTATACTTTGGCCCTCGATCTTCGAAGAAGGATGacaattaaaattaacaaagaaCTTTAACCATCtacttttatatacatataccatATACTTTTGTGTGGCATGAATGCATTGACAAAAGAACTCATATTTTTAAGTGTTATGCTTAATGATCAtataaaatgcatttcaattgAATTCTTACGTCTGTTTTGGTCAGCTGGGTGCACGAAAGTTCGAAATCTCTCAagttcatttaaaacaaaatttaagtcCTTTATTGTTCTCCGACAGATATTATTAACTAACGATGCATTAGCGACAACCGGTACTTGTTTTCCCATTTTTGTTTCGATTGCAGCGGCCAAGGATCGTCTCCAATCTCTAAAATTAACATAATTTACATAAGTTGTTATTTATACACTATTACAAAGTCAAACAACTATTAAAGAATAGTTTATGCAGTTGTCATGACTCAGTATTTATGATGCATTATATTTCTTATGTAAAACGCATCTATAGCTCAtcttatatcaaaatatcaaaattatcatcttctttttttaaaagacgtATTAGAGATTAATTTTACTAAGCTTTACTTCATAGCTTTGCAAACTTTTTGGTTGATTGTTTGCGaaaatgtttaattgttaacaagTTTGTTGTTTTGCTAATAATGGCGGTCTACCTATTACTATCCGTTGACAAAACATCTTTGTCTTcaattgtttcaaaaacttctaaacaaagttgttttattttcccCACAGTCAGCAATTCGACAGGACAATCTGAAATCATCTTCGGCAGATCCATTGTAAAAGCGTTTATCACTGACTCAACAAAAGTACAATACAACGATATCATTTGGTAGGCTATAAATTTTGCCACATCATCAAATTCTTCGTATTCAtgttgtaaaatgattttttgcttgtcaattaaatgtttgtattttttgtaaactGTTAGTTTAGCGTCAACCACTGGAAGAGATTTGCTTTTAATCAAAATGACTCTGGTAATGGTATCCTCAATCACATTAAAAAACTCATTTGAAGAGGCATcctaaaacaagaaaaattaaattcattaaattaagacatttatatTTTTGGTGTGAATTCATTGTATGCCATTTCAATAACAAATAAACATTATGTTATATCAAACCGTTCTAGATGCACAAAACTGGT encodes:
- the LOC128173851 gene encoding uncharacterized protein LOC128173851 isoform X4, which encodes MEELDSGQAKIMETGVVAESCSTIRELDSGQTIIMETGADDDGSDIKEELDNGKTNIMETGVFPEEIPRSKREISRFEPITSEQLKNLLECFKVEFPESPDPYRESFVRQIIQGGMLRKLVTAVQSLSKGIVLTENISTKRHDLPTVEACVLKIDVVYDGDQFCASRTDASSNEFFNVIEDTITRVILIKSKSLPVVDAKLTVYKKYKHLIDKQKIILQHEYEEFDDVAKFIAYQMISLYCTFVESVINAFTMDLPKMISDCPVELLTVGKIKQLCLEVFETIEDKDVLSTDSNRDWRRSLAAAIETKMGKQVPVVANASLVNNICRRTIKDLNFVLNELERFRTFVHPADQNRQIEEWLKREVVRDKSVLQNHPSILKYITGYRDFVAKKQVVKVFLNCEDKDSQFKKEIFLKSCCFFSKDIQFEFVNVEKSKDRNKEVEKLRILERKAPAADTSTRKQLKQIIQDHGKKIYALYSNVVGIQIGKARRVGNLIQEEPCIILYCLDKCLIPFGEKPLPESIEGWPCDIREDFVRFGRCPKNCPAQNPILPDPGCSIGIKSDGSSGSAGFLYASREPNNDLGDGIFTAAHVAVKDLGKLYPDKSFTMAHLCPEVNIIEHRSDKKLGNKYYRVGTVVEAFFGKHENIDLDFAVVNIIGSRNGEKEILTVATEDDLILGEDIVTKRGMTTGTTYGYLMDDSLSLNMEVSGVYFECYNCYVIENINDDDPFFLEGDSGSGVYVIDKDKRKPNKPLGIAFAFKNWQTAVCNISKIVNQLGLQIVRVAKNKDESTSS
- the LOC128173851 gene encoding uncharacterized protein LOC128173851 isoform X2, which encodes MEELDSGQAKIMETGVVAESCSTIRELDSGQTIIMETGEVDEDSGIMEELDSGQTKIMETGDDDGSDIKEELDNGKTNIMETGVFPEEIPRSKREISRFEPITSEQLKNLLECFKVEFPESPDPYRESFVRQIIQGGMLRKLVTAVQSLSKGIVLTENISTKRHDLPTVEACVLKIDVVYDGDQFCASRTDASSNEFFNVIEDTITRVILIKSKSLPVVDAKLTVYKKYKHLIDKQKIILQHEYEEFDDVAKFIAYQMISLYCTFVESVINAFTMDLPKMISDCPVELLTVGKIKQLCLEVFETIEDKDVLSTDSNRDWRRSLAAAIETKMGKQVPVVANASLVNNICRRTIKDLNFVLNELERFRTFVHPADQNRQIEEWLKREVVRDKSVLQNHPSILKYITGYRDFVAKKQVVKVFLNCEDKDSQFKKEIFLKSCCFFSKDIQFEFVNVEKSKDRNKEVEKLRILERKAPAADTSTRKQLKQIIQDHGKKIYALYSNVVGIQIGKARRVGNLIQEEPCIILYCLDKCLIPFGEKPLPESIEGWPCDIREDFVRFGRCPKNCPAQNPILPDPGCSIGIKSDGSSGSAGFLYASREPNNDLGDGIFTAAHVAVKDLGKLYPDKSFTMAHLCPEVNIIEHRSDKKLGNKYYRVGTVVEAFFGKHENIDLDFAVVNIIGSRNGEKEILTVATEDDLILGEDIVTKRGMTTGTTYGYLMDDSLSLNMEVSGVYFECYNCYVIENINDDDPFFLEGDSGSGVYVIDKDKRKPNKPLGIAFAFKNWQTAVCNISKIVNQLGLQIVRVAKNKDESTSS
- the LOC128173851 gene encoding uncharacterized protein LOC128173851 isoform X6; translation: MEELDSGQAKIMETGVAESCSTIRELDSGQTIIMETGDDDGSDIKEELDNGKTNIMETGVFPEEIPRSKREISRFEPITSEQLKNLLECFKVEFPESPDPYRESFVRQIIQGGMLRKLVTAVQSLSKGIVLTENISTKRHDLPTVEACVLKIDVVYDGDQFCASRTDASSNEFFNVIEDTITRVILIKSKSLPVVDAKLTVYKKYKHLIDKQKIILQHEYEEFDDVAKFIAYQMISLYCTFVESVINAFTMDLPKMISDCPVELLTVGKIKQLCLEVFETIEDKDVLSTDSNRDWRRSLAAAIETKMGKQVPVVANASLVNNICRRTIKDLNFVLNELERFRTFVHPADQNRQIEEWLKREVVRDKSVLQNHPSILKYITGYRDFVAKKQVVKVFLNCEDKDSQFKKEIFLKSCCFFSKDIQFEFVNVEKSKDRNKEVEKLRILERKAPAADTSTRKQLKQIIQDHGKKIYALYSNVVGIQIGKARRVGNLIQEEPCIILYCLDKCLIPFGEKPLPESIEGWPCDIREDFVRFGRCPKNCPAQNPILPDPGCSIGIKSDGSSGSAGFLYASREPNNDLGDGIFTAAHVAVKDLGKLYPDKSFTMAHLCPEVNIIEHRSDKKLGNKYYRVGTVVEAFFGKHENIDLDFAVVNIIGSRNGEKEILTVATEDDLILGEDIVTKRGMTTGTTYGYLMDDSLSLNMEVSGVYFECYNCYVIENINDDDPFFLEGDSGSGVYVIDKDKRKPNKPLGIAFAFKNWQTAVCNISKIVNQLGLQIVRVAKNKDESTSS
- the LOC128173851 gene encoding uncharacterized protein LOC128173851 isoform X1: MEELDSGQAKIMETGVVAESCSTIRELDSGQTIIMETGEVDEDSGIMEELDSGQTKIMETGADDDGSDIKEELDNGKTNIMETGVFPEEIPRSKREISRFEPITSEQLKNLLECFKVEFPESPDPYRESFVRQIIQGGMLRKLVTAVQSLSKGIVLTENISTKRHDLPTVEACVLKIDVVYDGDQFCASRTDASSNEFFNVIEDTITRVILIKSKSLPVVDAKLTVYKKYKHLIDKQKIILQHEYEEFDDVAKFIAYQMISLYCTFVESVINAFTMDLPKMISDCPVELLTVGKIKQLCLEVFETIEDKDVLSTDSNRDWRRSLAAAIETKMGKQVPVVANASLVNNICRRTIKDLNFVLNELERFRTFVHPADQNRQIEEWLKREVVRDKSVLQNHPSILKYITGYRDFVAKKQVVKVFLNCEDKDSQFKKEIFLKSCCFFSKDIQFEFVNVEKSKDRNKEVEKLRILERKAPAADTSTRKQLKQIIQDHGKKIYALYSNVVGIQIGKARRVGNLIQEEPCIILYCLDKCLIPFGEKPLPESIEGWPCDIREDFVRFGRCPKNCPAQNPILPDPGCSIGIKSDGSSGSAGFLYASREPNNDLGDGIFTAAHVAVKDLGKLYPDKSFTMAHLCPEVNIIEHRSDKKLGNKYYRVGTVVEAFFGKHENIDLDFAVVNIIGSRNGEKEILTVATEDDLILGEDIVTKRGMTTGTTYGYLMDDSLSLNMEVSGVYFECYNCYVIENINDDDPFFLEGDSGSGVYVIDKDKRKPNKPLGIAFAFKNWQTAVCNISKIVNQLGLQIVRVAKNKDESTSS
- the LOC128173851 gene encoding uncharacterized protein LOC128173851 isoform X5, translated to MEELDSGQAKIMETGVVAESCSTIRELDSGQTIIMETGDDDGSDIKEELDNGKTNIMETGVFPEEIPRSKREISRFEPITSEQLKNLLECFKVEFPESPDPYRESFVRQIIQGGMLRKLVTAVQSLSKGIVLTENISTKRHDLPTVEACVLKIDVVYDGDQFCASRTDASSNEFFNVIEDTITRVILIKSKSLPVVDAKLTVYKKYKHLIDKQKIILQHEYEEFDDVAKFIAYQMISLYCTFVESVINAFTMDLPKMISDCPVELLTVGKIKQLCLEVFETIEDKDVLSTDSNRDWRRSLAAAIETKMGKQVPVVANASLVNNICRRTIKDLNFVLNELERFRTFVHPADQNRQIEEWLKREVVRDKSVLQNHPSILKYITGYRDFVAKKQVVKVFLNCEDKDSQFKKEIFLKSCCFFSKDIQFEFVNVEKSKDRNKEVEKLRILERKAPAADTSTRKQLKQIIQDHGKKIYALYSNVVGIQIGKARRVGNLIQEEPCIILYCLDKCLIPFGEKPLPESIEGWPCDIREDFVRFGRCPKNCPAQNPILPDPGCSIGIKSDGSSGSAGFLYASREPNNDLGDGIFTAAHVAVKDLGKLYPDKSFTMAHLCPEVNIIEHRSDKKLGNKYYRVGTVVEAFFGKHENIDLDFAVVNIIGSRNGEKEILTVATEDDLILGEDIVTKRGMTTGTTYGYLMDDSLSLNMEVSGVYFECYNCYVIENINDDDPFFLEGDSGSGVYVIDKDKRKPNKPLGIAFAFKNWQTAVCNISKIVNQLGLQIVRVAKNKDESTSS
- the LOC128173851 gene encoding uncharacterized protein LOC128173851 isoform X3; translation: MEELDSGQAKIMETGVAESCSTIRELDSGQTIIMETGEVDEDSGIMEELDSGQTKIMETGADDDGSDIKEELDNGKTNIMETGVFPEEIPRSKREISRFEPITSEQLKNLLECFKVEFPESPDPYRESFVRQIIQGGMLRKLVTAVQSLSKGIVLTENISTKRHDLPTVEACVLKIDVVYDGDQFCASRTDASSNEFFNVIEDTITRVILIKSKSLPVVDAKLTVYKKYKHLIDKQKIILQHEYEEFDDVAKFIAYQMISLYCTFVESVINAFTMDLPKMISDCPVELLTVGKIKQLCLEVFETIEDKDVLSTDSNRDWRRSLAAAIETKMGKQVPVVANASLVNNICRRTIKDLNFVLNELERFRTFVHPADQNRQIEEWLKREVVRDKSVLQNHPSILKYITGYRDFVAKKQVVKVFLNCEDKDSQFKKEIFLKSCCFFSKDIQFEFVNVEKSKDRNKEVEKLRILERKAPAADTSTRKQLKQIIQDHGKKIYALYSNVVGIQIGKARRVGNLIQEEPCIILYCLDKCLIPFGEKPLPESIEGWPCDIREDFVRFGRCPKNCPAQNPILPDPGCSIGIKSDGSSGSAGFLYASREPNNDLGDGIFTAAHVAVKDLGKLYPDKSFTMAHLCPEVNIIEHRSDKKLGNKYYRVGTVVEAFFGKHENIDLDFAVVNIIGSRNGEKEILTVATEDDLILGEDIVTKRGMTTGTTYGYLMDDSLSLNMEVSGVYFECYNCYVIENINDDDPFFLEGDSGSGVYVIDKDKRKPNKPLGIAFAFKNWQTAVCNISKIVNQLGLQIVRVAKNKDESTSS